From Ananas comosus cultivar F153 linkage group 8, ASM154086v1, whole genome shotgun sequence, one genomic window encodes:
- the LOC109713938 gene encoding WEB family protein At5g16730, chloroplastic-like: protein MLSSKSKSSGLAEALNQKTPPTASKVSKLNRAGSTKSVRESPSQQQQQNARIPLDKLPASADSKSAGPMNPKPRITPRISTPPDKQSRPLKPSELQAQLNAVQDDLKKAKERTAAIEKEKIRVLEDLKNAIKIADEANEKLEQALAAQKEAEEAAEIEKFHAVELETAGIEVAKRKEEEWSRKLETTQKQLSAETEALSSRTKELEIAKDELAKIIADKNSATSRADEVSKIAEANAKKAEALAGEVSHLKSLLRSELEKKSKEAAEIIKKLESETTVLKAEIKKAKASEEKLIVLEKSVQGLKIEVENAKKAESEMHRLVDEWKTKAQLLEVKFGEADRSNKSKEDTLADMVKKLEYSSAHLQDKESEISNLRDKIEILDREVVRYKEEVDESTRLLDEAKKEVHEFRTTVEDLQLKLQMLEDAKNEAVNNATKASLKFENLEEDRKKLLEEMDKQKAEFSESSQLLEEARKEAAELGMTIEALNSKIHTLEEAKEEAINNEKITSSKVGSLLEEKDKLLRELETNKEEGEKAKKAMEDLASALHEVTSQVREAQDEVAAKQTQFELAQSQVKELESELKNTKEKYEVMLDEVNYEAVCLRKTIEKLEEEAKISKNERHSRELDLASAVKKSEEEVGAIKLEMEKLLEVIKGKDREIQAAKEDGVQLQNKLKQVESTITEANLTAEEAKTECLRLNERLLDKENELKSITHENDEMQSREAAALAKIDKLSMLLAEATAKKAEENGSVNSTEKSSTEKDNTEKPSSLQKLMCSPTEQVVGREAERPTEKVEECHKEDNKNLEAENGKGKAEEDEPIVAVTESSKIAENHLAKEREHDAESSDEEQESNVDDSIFNHADGLNPEDVENGSTSPLNHQNPQKKKKPLLKKFGSILKKRGHFK, encoded by the exons CTCCGGTTTAGCTGAAGCTTTGAATCAGAAAACCCCACCTACAGCTTCAAAAGTTAGCAAATTAAACAGGGCAGGGTCCACCAAATCAGTCCGCGAATCACCttcgcagcagcagcagcaaaatgCCCGCATCCCGCTCGACAAATTACCGGCATCGGCCGATTCCAAGAGTGCCGGCCCCATGAACCCTAAACCCAGGATTACACCCCGGATCAGCACCCCTCCTGAT AAACAGTCGCGACCTTTGAAGCCGTCGGAGCTGCAGGCGCAGCTAAATGCAGTTCAGGACGATCTAAAGAAGGCGAAGGAGCGGACGGCAGCAATCGAGAAGGAGAAGATCCGAGTTCTTGAGGATTTAAAGAATGCGATAAAAATCGCTGATGAGGCGAATGAAAAGCTTGAGCAGGCTCTTGCAGCTCAAAAGGAAGCTGAGGAGGCAGCCGAGATTGAAAAATTCCACGCTGTCGAATTAGAGACTGCCGGCATTGAGGTCGCCAAGAGAAAGGAAGAGGAGTGGTCGCGTAAGCTAGAAACCACCCAAAAGCAGCTTTCCGCAGAAACTGAAGCACTTTCCTCGAGGACTAAAGAGCTCGAAATAGCGAAAGATGAGCTCGCAAAGATCATTGCTGACAAAAACTCTGCAACTAGTCGCGCAGATGAAGTATCAAAGATCGCAGAGGCGAATGCGAAGAAGGCGGAGGCCCTTGCAGGGGAAGTTAGCCATTTGAAATCATTGCTCCGATCCGAGCtagagaagaaatcaaaggaGGCAgcagaaattataaaaaagctGGAGTCCGAAACTACAGTTCTAAAAGCTGAGATCAAAAAAGCAAAGGCCAGCGAGGAGAAGTTGATCGTGTTGGAAAAATCGGTCCAAGGACTTAAGATTGAAGTGGAGAATGCAAAGAAGGCTGAATCCGAGATGCACCGCTTGGTGGATGAGTGGAAGACGAAAGCTCAGCTGTTGGAAGTCAAGTTCGGGGAAGCCGACCGATCAAACAAATCCAAGGAGGATACGCTCGCTGATATGGTGAAGAAGCTAGAGTACAGCAGCGCTCATTTGCAAGATAAGGAATCCGAGATTTCGAATCTGAGagacaaaattgaaattttggatCGAGAGGTGGTTAGGTACAAAGAGGAGGTCGATGAATCTACTCGGCTTCTTGATGAAGCCAAGAAAGAAGTTCATGAGTTCAGGACGACAGTTGAAGATCTTCAGTTGAAGCTTCAAATGTTAGAGGATGCGAAAAATGAAGCTGTTAATAATGCAACGAAAgcaagtttgaaatttgaaaacctCGAGGAGGACAGGAAGAAGCTCTTGGAGGAGATGGATAAACAAAAGGCAGAGTTTAGTGAATCAAGTCAGCTTCTTGAAGAAGCGCGCAAAGAAGCGGCTGAACTGGGGATGACTATTGAAGCCCTTAATTCGAAGATTCATACCTTGGAGGAGGCAAAGGAGGAGGCTATTAATAATGAGAAGATAACGAGTTCGAAAGTCGGGAGTCTTCTAGAAGAGAAGGACAAGCTTCTCAGGGAGCTGGAGACCAAtaaagaggaaggagagaaaGCCAAGAAAGCAATGGAGGATTTAGCTTCTGCTTTGCATGAAGTGACTTCTCAAGTGAGAGAAGCACAAGACGAGGTGGCAGCGAAACAAACACAGTTTGAGCTTGCCCAATCTCAGGTTAAAGAATTGGAATCAGAGCTCAAGAACACTAAAGAAAAGTATGAGGTGATGCTTGACGAAGTGAATTATGAGGCTGTTTGCCTGCGCAAAACTATTGAGAAGCTGGAAGAAGAAGCCAAAATCTCAAAGAACGAGAGGCACTCGAGAGAGCTCGATCTCGCAAGTGCAGTGAAAAAATCCGAGGAAGAAGTTGGTGCCATCAAGTTAGAAATGGAGAAGCTATTAGAGGTAATAAAAGGCAAAGACCGAGAAATTCAGGCTGCTAAGGAAGATGGAGTTCAATTGCAGAATAAGCTGAAGCAAGTCGAATCTACGATAACCGAAGCTAACTTAACTGCAGAAGAGGCAAAGACCGAGTGCTTACGGTTAAACGAGAGGTTGCTGGACAAAGAGAATGAGCTGAAGAGTATAACTCATGAGAATGATGAAATGCAGTCGAGAGAAGCTGCCGCTTTAGCAAAAATCGACAAGCTCTCTATGTTGCTCGCAGAGGCTACGGCCAAAAAAGCTGAGGAAAATGGCTCAGTAAATAGCACTGAGAAGTCCAGCACTGAAAAAGACAACACTGAAAAGCCAAGCTCACTGCAGAAGCTGATGTGCTCTCCAACGGAGCAAGTGGTCGGGAGAGAAGCCGAAAGGCCAACAGAGAAGGTTGAGGAATGCCACAAGGAAGACAACAAGAATCTGGAAGCGGAGAATGGGAAAGGAAAAGCCGAAGAGGACGAACCCATAGTAGCGGTGACGGAGAGCAGCAAGATCGCAGAGAATCACTTGGCCAAAGAGAGGGAGCACGACGCTGAATCCTCAGACGAGGAACAAGAGTCGAACGTCGACGACAGCATTTTCAATCACGCAGACGGATTGAATCCAGAGGATGTGGAAAACGGATCGACTTCTCCTCTCAATCACCAGAATccgcagaagaagaagaagcctttGCTGAAGAAATTCGGGAGCATACTGAAGAAGAGAGGTCACTTCAAGTAG
- the LOC109714694 gene encoding protein HAIKU1-like — translation MDHSKNNHQQHHQHNPHLGVNKMGKNIRKSPLHPSVSGAGALPNVRPPAAAAAPPAQQQQQQQQQPPQPQVYNISKNDFRSIVQQLTGTPSRDPNPNPNPPIPPPAAEAAQPAAPEDPPLAQPHRRPLLPYRPTPAPPHPHPLLIPSQLGDSPVSAYMRYFESALLSSDGSRHPHLPSPALPSRLPPFLP, via the exons ATGGATCACTCGAAGAACAATCACCAGCAACACCATCAGCATAATCCCCATCTCGGCGTCAACAAGATGGGGAAGAACATCCGCAAGAGCCCCCTCCACCCCTCCGTCAGCGGCGCCGGCGCCCTCCCCAACGTCCGCCCTCCCGCGGCCGCGGCTGCACCCCcggcgcagcagcagcagcagcagcagcagcagccgccgcAGCCGCAGGTGTACAACATCAGCAAGAACGACTTCCGCAGCATCGTCCAGCAGCTCACCGGCACCCCCTCCCGCGatcccaaccccaaccccaaccccccGATCCCGCCCCCCGCAGCCGAAGCCGCCCAGCCAGCGGCTCCAGAAGATCCGCCCCTCGCTCAACCCCATCGCCGCCCGCTCCTCCCCTACCGTCCCACG CCCGCTCCTCCTCATCCCCATCCTCTCCTCATCCCATCCCAATTGGGCGATTCCCCCGTCTCCGCCTACATGCGCTACTTCGAAAGCGCCCTCCTCAGCTCCGACGGCTCGCGGCATCCGCACCTTCCTTCCCCGGCTCTCCCCTCCCGGCTTCCCCCCTTCCTTCCCTAG
- the LOC109714695 gene encoding transcription factor MYC2-like — translation MNLWADDNASMMEAFMATSDLQGFPWGSSAAAFSAPPIPPAAAPPPQPFFNQEKLQQRLQALIDGARESWTYAIFWQSSVDVTTGASLLGWGDGYYKGCDDDKRKRRGPTAASAAEQEHRKRVLRELNSLISAAAAAAAAPAPSASGTRATPCLGSRSRGSLGRGGLGRAVGGLRRGGGDAASTEARSYAAASPAAPSTTSTSPTPRTTTGGGGGAAGRARLMMALKDLDLEVYYASVSVVKDLMIQQATVKMSSRVYSQEQLNAALCARLTDPSPCR, via the exons ATGAACCTGTGGGCCGACGACAACGCCTCCATGATGGAGGCCTTCATGGCGACCAGCGACCTCCAGGGGTTCCCCTGgggctcctccgccgccgccttctcCGCCCCGCCGATCCCCCCGGCGGCGgccccgccgccgcagccgttCTTCAACCAGGAGAAGCTGCAGCAGCGGCTCCAGGCGCTCATCGACGGCGCCCGGGAGAGCTGGACCTACGCCATCTTCTGGCAGTCCTCGGTGGACGTGACCACGGGCGCGTCGCTGCTCGGGTGGGGCGACGGCTACTACAAGGGCTGCGACGACGACAAGCGGAAGCGGCGCGGGCCGACCGCGGCCTCCGCGGCGGAGCAGGAGCACCGCAAGCGCGTGCTCCGCGAGCTCAACTCCCTCATCTCCG ccgccgccgccgccgccgccgcccccgccccctcTGCCTCAGGAACTAGAGCTACTCCCTGCCTAGGCTCTCGGTCTCGTGGCTCCCTAGGCAGAGGGGGACTAGGCCGCGCCGTCGGTGGactccgccgcggcggcggcgacgccgccTCCACCGAGGCTAGGTCCTACGCCGCCGCCTCCCCTGCAGCTCCCTCGACGACTTCAACTTCTCCTACGCCTAGAACAA CCactggaggaggaggtggtgcaGCAGGCCGGGCGAGGTTGATGATGGCGCTCAAAGATCTCGATTTGGAGGTCTATTATGCTAGCGTTTCGGTTGTTAAAGATCTAATGATCCAGCAGGCAACAGTCAAGATGTCGAGCCGCGTCTACTCGCAGGAGCAGCTCAACGCCGCGCTCTGTGCGAGGCTCACCGATCCCTCTCCTTGCAGGTAG